acaggggttggacaaaatatctgagacacctgtcgtTTTAGTGTGcaaagtttcatggctcaagtggactagcctgttggccaatctttattaattgcacattgcaccagtagattgaagtgtgaaggttcaactagcagggtaagagcacagttttgctgaaaaatttgcaatacacacaacattatggggtGACGTATGAGAgctcaaaaatgagaaattcttggtgcacgtgtgtaactgttgcatctttgaccgagacagcaagtctttgcgatttatcaagagccacagtaatGTCTGAGagccaaggtaatgtctgcataccgccaagaaggatgaaccacatccggCAGGATTAACTGACATACACTCATTTTGGTTTCCATGCATGTAAATATGCTATAGATGGCCTCAATGGCATATGGTCAAACTGAGAACACCCTACACTACACCTGCATCTTAAATGATGATCAATACAATCAGGAGCAAACACAAttcatatttttaaataccatacatATTACTCAAAACAGCTAACTGACGAGTCATTAACAAATTATAAACGCAGCATGGCTTGGCGAATCAGACCATGCAGATatgaatggtgaaaatgaagggggGCGCGGGTGGTACCCAAAAGTTAAGTACAAGTGCAGCATCAGGTGTTAAGGCAAAACCTGTGGTAGCAGGAGAACAATGAAGGCCTACTTCATACTAAAAAGCCAACGTATATCAAACCAACGCATCACTTGATCTTAGTACTAGATAAAGATGTACATGGCCATGGGCAGCAAGGACTTATTTGAATAACAtagttgcatattttttattctaATAGTTGCATAGTTGCATATGTTTTATTCTAATCACTCATGTTCTTCTACAGATATCCATTCCCTGATGTGGAGAGTTGGCTGTGAGGCTGTCAAAAGGCCAGATGGTACTCTACAGTTTGTCAAGGGTGTTGATGAATACAGCTACGATGGCAGAGATTTCCTTTCCTTTGATGACAACTCGATGCAGTGGGTGGCACCAGTCAATGCTGCTCTGCAGACGAAACGGACGTGGGACGACGTGCCGATCCTGAACCAGTACACCAAGGGCTACCTGGAGAAGGAGTGCGTGGAGTGGCTGGACAAGTTTCAACCATATGCAGACAAGGAGCTTGCAGAGACCCTAAAAGAGCGTAGGTTGCTTCAGTAGCACCAGTACCATTGTTTTCTTTTAAATGGCATCATTTACATTTCAAAGTCATTGTGATAAATAATTCATGTTTCTGTTTGCCAGATCCTCCAAAGGTTTACCTTTTTGCCAAAAACGGGAGACCTCATGGGAAATACCAGTTGACATGCTTAGCCACAGGTTTCTACCCAAAGGACATGACGATCAGCATCCTGAAGAAGGATTGGCCCGAGAAAGATGGCCACCCAAGCGATGTCTTGCCTAACGGAGACGAAACCCACCAGATCAGAGTGACTTTCCCACTGGAGACGATGGAAATACACATGTATAGATGTAAAGTGGAACACAGGACCCTGCCTGAACCCATTATAGCTGAATGGAAAGAAGGTGACGCTGTCTTTCTAGGCATTGAGTCTTATATGATTTTACGGTTAATTTGCATACATGAATAGTGTGTTTggtatcattgttattattaatagtaTTATTATGGCTATTGCTattattgttaataataataataataataataataataataataatctgtcaTATTTCTGACATTCGTGAAGAACTTGTAACTGAGGATTCCGGCTCCTCCCTGTCAATTGGAGCCATTGGTGGTGTCATAGCAGTGCTGATGCTCATTGGTGTTGGTCTGGGGATGATCTTTCACATAAAGCAAAAGAAACTCTTCTTTGGTAAGTTCTGCATGGAAATGGGACTGAAGCAAAATGAAAGAAATATTGAATCTATGACTTCCAGTTCTCACTGTTTCAGCTTCTACTTGAAAGCTATTTTACCCCCTACAGAAATAACATTTTCAATCGTTTTTAAATGACAAGTTACATCTAATGAACATATCTAATGGCAAAATTGTACAGACTTGTCACTGGTCAATTTCATGTCTTTCTAGCTCCATTGGTACGAGAGGAGGCAGAACTACATAATGTGCAGTCTCGCATTAGCAGAGAACCGCTCAAAACACACTGAGGAAAACTGCATGAACATTTCAAGGATGATGGAAAAACATTCAATGAACAATACAAAGACACTgaagaatattccatgaacacttcagTCCACCATGTCACTTGCACTTTACTCTTCTACACTACTGCACATACGTACCTGGTATATCTATTGATTGAACGTCTGCTGCTGTGAGTTAAACACGTCAGTGGGTGGGACAGAGGACATGTCGAAAGGCGATTGGAACAGAGGTGCTGGCTGAACGCTTTTATTCCAGAGACATGAAGACGACAGGTACCAAAGAAGaacgagaggaggaagagggcaagCTCGAGAGGAGGCGGCCGCGGTTGGGAGAAGGTACCGGAGGGGGGACACCCAGGCACTGACGCCGACGACAGCGGAAGAAGATCCTAAGGATCAAGGCTGCGTCCTGCAGCCCCACAGAGGGAGCGAGACCGCATCTTGCCAATGGTGGTCTGCGACCGGAGTGCACGGTGGAGACGCGACGCCACATGGAACACTGCGTTGCCTGGTCCCTGTGGATTACTACTTCCCCCCTCTCGGACATGCACGCTAGACTATTATGACAGTGTTATATTGAGATTGGCGTGATTTATACCAGGAGctggaaaaatattgcattacaggacatAGAAACGTTGCAATTGTTGCCTCATGGACTTTGAACTCTTTGTACCTTTTGGGTTGACTGTGGGGAATGGGGATGGACTAGTGGAATAGTAGCAATTGGATCGTCTGAACTGAACAGATGTATTTTAGTAATAATGGTTAAAGTAGACCAAATATTGCTCAATTGAAGCTCCTTTTGTGCCTTGACGTGTTttcccatgtaggcctacagttattcCTCAGGGTGGTGATTGTCACCAGGGGGTGTCACCAGAAGCCCCCATGCTGTGactcagggggtcaggatttggctgattagcttcgccgattagcaaggcacttcctcgtcgcaattctcaAAAAAATTCTGATTTCTGACGCCACTtagctcaaagagggtggatgcgattggtgggtgcgcgatgGGCACACATACCTGTTCTGtaggcacctccatgcatccaatgccagTCTTCCATATATTTCTTTtaggtcagtcattaacgtggcacgtaattggctgagtaaactggcggcggaaacgactccatctttgaagctgaaaaattcgttcaattttggctgaattcactagcctagcatttcccattgaaatgactggaggagggacttattcactctctccagttcttatactacctccatggtgactctacaaaaaaaatgaaaaaggttgggaaccactggcatagaatACTGGCGTTCTAAACCCTTTTTCtacagggacccatatttttaccattttaagctttggtgacccaaccacgcgagcgcccgcacgagagggagttaCATGATTCTCTGTTTCTTGCGAAAACTCATtcgttatcattttattcctcaatttgtctttggtcaaatatataataaatgtttaatgtatcacttacattttgttgcttctcaACATTAGTTTAAATGccttgtcatttattcaacatgggatactgtatatatggtgttagaattaaaccccttaaaatcaagagggcttcgagACCCACTGTGGgcctttggcgacccataggttgggaaccactgttctatgcCAATGTGTTAACTATTGGTGTTTTGAATGGTGCTTCTAAATGTATGCATTattttcttgtattttatttttttgtgatatgGTTGTGACCACATTCAAGACTGCAGGTGCAGGGCAAAAGGTCAGAATACTATGAAGatgttacttttttgtttgttttacataaattgtttgcagtgtaaatgttaCCTTTCCCAACTTTTTCTAAtcttctgttttcccattttgGTGAGTCTGCGGCTGACAAGAGTGGCACCCGGTGTAGTCTTCAGCTGTTTTAGCCCATCtgcctttaaaataaaaaaaattctattCTTACATTTTGAACCGAAAATAATAATTTTCCTAAGTAGAAGGATTCTATTTTGTATGCCTTCTGCCTCTGCCAGGTTACCATGGTATTTGAGGTACATTTTTAAAATGGTGGGTATAACCAAACCAAACCACTCCACAACCAAATATTAACCAAATCGTAACTCATACAAATAACCACACACTtggatttaaaaatgttttgtgaGCTATGTGTAGTTTCCTATGGACAAATCTCAGAGACCTGCATGTTGTCGCATCAGGCCCCATATTTAAAAGTAAACATGATCAAGatgatagaaaatatttgattAAAAAGAAATCAAGACTATGTTTTACCAGTGGGCAGCAGCTCATCCTCTTGATTTTAAACATGGGAGCGGCCGGCCCCCAATTATGTTCCTGTCCTGTCTTGAGTACAGTCTCCTCGTACACATCTTGGAGTGTATTGGGTAACGCCAAAGACATCATATAGAACGGtattatacactcaccggccacttcattaggaacacctctctactgctgggttggacccccttttgccttcagaactgcctgaactgcctacaacaaaactcgggtaggctgtggaattccaacaaagataaattggtactaattggcccaaattatGCTAAGAAAATGTCTTTATGCCATTATATTCCCAGCCTAAAATGTTGATGtaaagcagggttgacccatgttttcatgctgttgatgccaaattctacctgagtgttgcagtagctATCAAGACCAGGCAACATTTGTCCGATCTTCTAGTGCCGTTTACTGTATGGTGAGCCTGTGTACATTGTTGCCTCTTTTTCGTGTTCTTAGCTGACTGGAGTGgtaccaaatgtggttttctgNagctgtagcccatttgcctcaagatttgatgtgctgtttaatcagggattctcttctgcatacctcggttgtaatgagtgttattttttttacttaatgtTGCTTTTGTATCAACTCAAATCAGTACGcctattctcctctgacctctgccatcaacaagtcatttttgcccacagaatcgctgttcactgcttttttttctttttcttataaTTCTTTGTAAAcactagagatggttgtgtgtgaatatcccagtagatctgtcttttctgaaatactcaaatcaagcccttcggcacccacagccatgccatgttaaaagtcatttaaataacctttcttccccattataatGCTTGGTTTGAACTCTATCAGATCATctcggccatgtctacatgcacaaatgcatcgaTCAGAAATTTGcatcaatgaacagttgtaacaggtgttcctaatgtagtggccggtgagtgtataatctatatgatgtctatgggTAACACTCCCTCACCACTTAGCTTTCAATGCAGAACAAGCAAAGGCTTCTATCAAGAAGTACCCATGACTCTGACAACATGCTATTCTGTTGATTTGGGCAGGCTtaattgcccatggggacccgggtttgagtccTGCCTGTGCTGATTCCCGGCCCCGCCCCCATCACTTCCTCCCTGCCATTTCCTGTTTACTcttaaactgtcctgtcaaagtaaaagtatacAAATCAAATCTTACAACAACAAAATAcatcaaacaacaaaaaagagagacaagCACACGAGGGTCTTTTGACATGAAGCAGCTCATgatctctgtctttttctgtctataGGCCCATATTGAAACACTGAGGATTAATATTCCTCAAAAGCCcaccctgtgcctgtgtgtgtgtttgtgtgtgtgttcgattttGGTGATGATGCTCTGGACTGGAGACTTGGATGCACTGAAGGACTAGACAGCCATTGTGGAACACGTGTGAAAGTTTATTTTGGACCGGAGTTTAGCATTATATcgtaaaaaatatataacttaAAAATGTAAGAAGATAACTATTTGTTATTATTGCAGGTTATTGTTTCAGCTTCATAATGAGAAAATTGTTTTCCTAAGTAGgcctgttttttatttattttttccctaAAAGGTGAATATTTTAACAAACACATTTTCATATTGGGCTATTATATACTTCTATTTTATTTGCAGCAAAGTGTAGCCTAACATAGTGTACTTATATCAAAACATATGGCACAGTTTGGTTCACAGATGCAATACATACGTATACTGTtacatagtaggcctagcctatatgtTATGCGTTTTTTCATAATGTGTTTATAGGCCCACACAAATCTAATCTAATAACAATGGTGGTTAGCCTCTTCAAATTGCCTACTTGGCACTTCATTGGGAAGTCAAATTTAAGTCACACACTACAAGTGATGTCAACTAAGTCCTGAATAAAAAGATGAATCTTCTCCAGTTGCTTTACACTGTCCTCGAGTGGCACGGCATCCTCGTCTCCAGTCGCTGCACGGTCGGTGTGGAACAGGTTCAAAATGCCACTTCAGAGATAAGCATAGGACGGTCTTTAAACATGAAACAGCACATGATCTCTGTCTTTTACATGATCTCTGTCTTTCACATGATCTCTGCCTTTCACATGTTGCTTTTGTCCTTTCCTAAGTAGTCATTTAAGGTGAATATTTCACAAACACATTTTCATATTAGGCTATACTTCTATTTCATTTGCAGCAAGGCGTAGCCTAACACGACCTTCTTACATCAACATTTTTGGCACATTTTGGTTTACAGATGCAATAGCCTACATACTACGTATATGGTCACATATAGTAGACCTATATGTTAATGCGCTGTTTCATAATATGTCTGTCTACTATAGGCCCACAGAAGTCTAATCTAATTGCACAATGGTGGTTAGCCTCTCCAAATAGGCCCTTCTTGTGGGAAGTCAGATTAAAATCACACACTACTACTAGTGATGTCGACTAAGTCCTGAATAAAAAGATGAATCTTCTCCAGTTGCTTTATGCTGTCCTCTAATGGCACATCATCGTCATCTCCAGTCGCTGCACGGCGGTGTGGAACAGGTTCAAAATGCCAAACTTCACTTGACCCAGCATCAGAGTCTCCCTGGCCGCTGTGGACTGGATGCTGTTCCAGGCGTACTCCAGCTTGCCGCCGCGGGAAAAGACGGCGTCCAGTTCGGTCTGCAGTTTGGACAGCGCGTTGTTCAGCTGCAGCAGGAGGGAGCTCTGGTGACTGACGTAGCGCCTCAGCTCGACGTGTTGTCGCTCCGCTTGGCTGTCTGCTCGCGTCCCTTGCTCCAGCAACTGGTCCCGAGTGGCCAGAAGGGTGTCGAAGCGAGCAATTACCTGTTAGCGATGCAAACGAttcatcgattaatcgactttaatcaatcaatgcgttcatcgattaaaaaaacattaatcacaatgaaTTAATCGACacttcaactgacaagagacccaggtgaaatggacatggcaagagtgtgtgtgtgaagaggggtgtgggaATATTTTAATCACCtctggattaaagaattgaaatataattaatttaaattaaggtttttttttctagaaacattgagatttcagggggaaaacgccgcttatcaattaatcataagtcgatcgataaggctatcaactaattaattacaaataaatataaattaactacgaattaatcgataatttgcatccctattacctgtcaagtcaagtcaagtcagcttttattgtcactgtctTCATATGCACAAATCATAGGCcgacaaggaaaatgaaatcacgttttctctctatggcctaccatgccaagacatagccTAGACATACACAAACCTGACatgaagtgcaagacaggacaggtaacagcaGGGGCGAATTAAGAAAttatggccccctgggccagacttCCACGCATGTGATGCTATGCTGAGATTACTACCCATCAGTCATGACTGACAGCCCAAAGGCATAATTTTGAATGCCGAATCCACcaaacagtaggtaggcctacacacaacacaagtCGTTTttagcaaccacaatcaatggtagcacatgaactcaaataattggaaagatgATTATTGCAAAGGAGGTGGTTTTGAAGACCAGCTTGGGTTGTGGCCATGGGGCCAAGTCAGTCCTGGCCCCTTGGGCCCCCCTACGATCAGACCTGGCTTGGCCTATAGGGACTATACCACTTCATATTGGCTGGCACATAAAGCACCTTGGAAAGatgcattaatccacccctgactggtaacaataagtgaatAACActaagtacagtaggctacaaatgagcatttaacattgaacatgtaataTGTAACATGTAGACAGAAGATAGGCCTaagattaaaaaaagaatgtagacattacaataataagacaataataacagtgacagtggcaatagtaaataataataatagttatattttttttaaagtagcaGATTGGAGTAGCGGCATTATACCTGGGCGATGTCCTCGAATTTTTTTGACATGTGCGTAAGTTTCGTTAGAAACGCATGATACACGGTTGACTTTGTTACTCTGCAACTAAGTTTCTCTCTTCTGGAAAGCAAGGTGCGGTACTCTCTTTTCAAATCGTCTAGTTCTTGTTCTTTCTGGGCGACCATCACTTTTTGCAAGTCAGCTTTTTTCTTGCCTCGGGATCTTTTCGCGTCGTTTTCTGTGATGAACTTGTCGAATTTGAACAGTGCCTCCTTTGCCTTCCCTTCGTTGTTACTCAGCTTGTCTCGCCTTTGCCTAATTTGTTCGCAGGCTACCTTGAATTCGTTGCGCTTGGACTGCAAGGACGCATCCACGGCATCTATTTCTTGTCTTTTGTCCAGAAATCTCATGGCGTTGCTCGTCAAGCTCTGCTTATGCACCGGTAAATCCAAAATGCTCTCCTCGAAAACCTGTCTGAAATAATCATCCAGTTGACTTTGAGCCATTTTCGAGCAATCCGAGAGAAGTTCTCCCCAAAACAGTTCACTCAATTGTTTGGTTTCTGGTTACTAAAGTAACAGGAGTGAGTAAAACACTCAACGGCGCCCTCCTGTGGTAGTTAAAACGACAAGTGAATGTGAAAGTTCATATTGTATGTCAGGGTCATATGTTCATTGTAGTGGCCTGTGcggaaaaaaaacccataataaaCACATAAAAGCCATTCATTCACGTTGAAGTTGAGGCGCATAAAGGGCAGTGTTGGTCACTTCTGAAATACACACGAACCTACTACCGGGAGAGTGCATTACATCTCTTTAGTTTTCTGTTATTCATGCAAGGcatttgcctgattttcatagacttcagatcactacaGCTGTGTGTAGCTTAAGCGTTgcatcaccagtagggcggagcccggcatCCAAAAATGGCCCATTGAAATAGTCTGTTAAACATTTTTATTGATCTTTTCGCCAGCCTATTATTTGGAGTACCCTGCCTTTTATTGTTAGAAAGCCAAAACGCAGTGACAGCCTTGGGTTTATTTTGCTTTTGCGTTGTGTTCAGTGAAAGCTTTGGGTTTATTTTGCCTTTGCAAGTGTTCAGTGAAAGCCTTGGGTTTATTTTGCTTTTGCGTTGTGTTCAGTGAAAGCTTTGGGTTTATTTTGCTTTTGTCACAGTCACAGAAATGCACAAGTGAATAAAATGTCAccaagcttttttttctttgaaatgtGTGTTTCTATCTTGCCAAACAGCATGCTGACACACTTTGAATGTACAGCTATACATTGGTTTATTCGAGTGTGTATTTGAGCGCTTGTTTtaattgtttgcttgcttgctgggTGCATTAAGCTGAATAGAATTTCGATTCCATTTCCCCTGCCCACTTTCCCATTTGACACCCAGGCAGGACTTTTAAAAAATCGCACGTATTTCACACGGCTCTGTGCTTAGAGCTATTTTACGCATAGGGTAAACGGTGTTCTTTCCCACATCAGTTTTGCAACCAAACCTCTATGGGTACATTTCACATAGTAATAAGCGATGGCTTCTCTTGGTAGAAGATCATTGGCTGACGCTTATTATGAACCAGTATGTTTCCCCGCATCTGCGCTCTATACAGCTTGAAGAGACGGAAGGTTTCCTGGAGTCGGCGAGGCCAAGGGCCTACGCATTTACGCGGGCAGTCAAAATCCGCAATTTCGAGCCATAAAGTGTGGAGAACAGTTGAGATCAACATTGATCAGTATGTCTCGTGTAACTCTTTTCACGATCTCCACGTTTCTCCTGGCATGTTTGGGtaagaattatttttttaaactgtttAACGCCAGCGGAGCAAAGCGAAACCGAAACTTAACAACCACTGATCGCAAAACGATTTCGGTTGGCATATACTAGATAATATTTTTTTACACTTAATGTGTACTTTTAGCCGAAGAACTATGCGAAACAGTAGTCCGATTATGTTTTGGCAAACGATATTTGAAGATGTTGCCTTTCGAGATTATTTCCCGGACAAAGCGTTTTCACCACGTCTTCTCGGTAACAGTCGGTGTGTAAGCTATAGGCCCTAGTACGAAGTGTTTTTGTGACCTTGTAAGGTCCTAGTTCCTTTAGGACCGAAGTATTAAAAATGCCAGTGTGGTTTATACGTGGCCCCTCATCAGTTAATACGTTGTGTTGTGAGGCTTGTCTGTGCGTAAACAGCACGCCAAATGGCGAGTACGCACTTCTGGCCTTGTCACTTGTCTGGAGCGGAACGCCCTTGTTGCGTCGTCCGAGTTTGTGTTTTCTTTGTAGCGGACTCAGGTCTGAAACTGCTTCTGTATTGAAACACTGTATCGCCAAGCAGCTATAAAGAACGCATAGTAAAATGTGTGATTTATCTGCATTAAACGACTCGATGAACTAGCTCCGCTCTCCAAAAAACTATGCAttgttttgaagaacttcatGAAGTACATTCCTCAAATTGTCTGCACCAAAAAGAGGAATTACCCTTATCATCCAGCTGATAAGAGTCACTATATGAAGGGTAATTAATGTTGAACAAAGTATCATAGTGAATCAAATAGACAACTGTCAGG
The Engraulis encrasicolus isolate BLACKSEA-1 chromosome 20, IST_EnEncr_1.0, whole genome shotgun sequence genome window above contains:
- the LOC134436719 gene encoding coiled-coil domain-containing protein 42 homolog, producing the protein MAQSQLDDYFRQVFEESILDLPVHKQSLTSNAMRFLDKRQEIDAVDASLQSKRNEFKVACEQIRQRRDKLSNNEGKAKEALFKFDKFITENDAKRSRGKKKADLQKVMVAQKEQELDDLKREYRTLLSRREKLSCRVTKSTVYHAFLTKLTHMSKKFEDIAQVIARFDTLLATRDQLLEQGTRADSQAERQHVELRRYVSHQSSLLLQLNNALSKLQTELDAVFSRGGKLEYAWNSIQSTAARETLMLGQVKFGILNLFHTAVQRLEMTMMCH